A genomic stretch from SAR202 cluster bacterium includes:
- a CDS encoding YvcK family protein, protein MSDKKIVVIGGGTGNHTTLSGLKKKDCDITAIVSMSDEGGSSGRLRDDLGQLPPGDIRQCLVALAADDGVSAQLRKLFNYRFTAGEGLNGHSFGNLFLSALTEITGDAASAIIEASRMLRIKGQVLPVTLTKSVLKARLTDGTEIAGESNIDLRKEKLDTPIDYVSLDPKAYPYRPVLEAISNAHAIVIGPGDIYTSILPNLLVEDVAETVRQSKAVKIFVCNLMTKPGESDGFKASDFLRTVSEYLGRAGSIDYCLINNTRLHERLRKRYGSFGQHQVVSDIENCKPYVRHVVEAPLMMEGLYVRHNPDALADAIMSIVDSPALRR, encoded by the coding sequence AGGACTGCGACATCACCGCCATCGTGAGCATGAGCGACGAAGGCGGCAGCTCAGGCCGCCTCCGCGACGACCTCGGCCAGCTTCCACCCGGCGACATCCGCCAGTGCCTCGTCGCCCTGGCCGCCGACGACGGCGTCTCCGCCCAGCTTCGCAAGCTCTTCAACTATCGCTTCACCGCCGGCGAGGGCCTCAACGGCCACAGCTTCGGCAACCTCTTCCTCTCCGCCCTCACCGAAATCACCGGCGACGCCGCCTCCGCCATCATCGAGGCCTCCCGCATGCTCCGTATCAAGGGCCAGGTGCTGCCTGTGACCCTCACCAAAAGTGTCCTCAAAGCCCGCCTGACCGACGGCACCGAGATCGCCGGCGAGTCTAACATAGACCTGCGCAAGGAGAAGCTGGACACGCCCATAGACTACGTCTCCCTAGATCCCAAGGCCTACCCCTACCGTCCTGTGCTGGAGGCCATATCCAACGCCCACGCTATCGTCATCGGCCCCGGCGACATTTACACCAGCATCCTCCCGAATCTTCTGGTGGAGGACGTGGCCGAGACTGTTAGACAGTCCAAAGCCGTCAAAATCTTTGTCTGCAACCTCATGACCAAACCCGGCGAGAGCGACGGCTTCAAAGCCTCCGACTTCCTTCGCACCGTCTCCGAGTATCTCGGCAGAGCCGGCTCCATTGATTACTGTCTAATAAACAACACTAGACTCCATGAGCGGCTTCGCAAACGGTATGGCAGCTTCGGCCAGCACCAGGTCGTCTCCGACATCGAAAACTGCAAACCCTACGTCCGCCATGTCGTCGAAGCGCCTCTTATGATGGAAGGCTTGTACGTCCGCCACAATCCCGACGCCCTGGCCGACGCCATCATGTCCATAGTGGACAGCCCTGCCCTGCGGAGATAG
- the glmS gene encoding glutamine--fructose-6-phosphate transaminase (isomerizing) — protein MCGIVGYAGHRQAWPLILEGLQRLEYRGYDSAGVVTLQPPRPLEFHQAVGKVSHLVASLNGSSPEGVLGLGHTRWATHGRPSVANAHPHTDCKRAVAVVHNGIVENFLALKQDLISKGHKFSSETDSEVIPHLLEEGLANEEGFEQAFRRMASFIKGANAVVAMCQSEPGKLFALRLGNAGGIAVAKMQGETILASDIPALITFSNQVTFLESGEIAVASADSVRYLDIQGKTLSKRAQVIPQEWAAIGKDGYRHFMLKEIMEQPQAIASAFRGQVDFQAGRVELENFPISQPDLRKLKKVFLVGCGTSLHAAMVGRHFIEGIAQLPAEAESASEFRYRNPVVDKDTLVVSIGQSGETADTLAAMEYVKRRGARLITICNNEGSQASRLAEGTLYMRSGPEMAVASTKTFMASLSLLALLAVYLGQSRGSLSAEEQARLLAELARLPNLLGEVLSHQKLYKKLARDLYKYNHLLYLGRGILQPIALEGALKLKEVSYIHAEGYAAGEMKHGPIAIIDDKLATVALAPRNDLYEKMLNNIKEVKARDGLVLAVAAQGDQAIAAEVDHVAYIPQTSELSTPFLAAAPLQLLAYYIAVQRGCDVDQPRNLAKSVTVE, from the coding sequence ATGTGCGGCATTGTCGGATATGCGGGCCATCGACAGGCCTGGCCCTTGATTCTGGAAGGCCTGCAGCGGCTGGAGTACCGCGGGTATGACAGCGCCGGCGTCGTAACCTTGCAGCCGCCCCGGCCCCTGGAGTTCCATCAGGCCGTCGGCAAAGTCTCCCACCTGGTAGCCTCCCTCAACGGCAGCAGCCCCGAGGGCGTCCTTGGCCTCGGCCACACGCGATGGGCCACCCACGGCCGGCCCTCCGTTGCCAACGCCCACCCCCACACCGACTGCAAACGCGCCGTCGCCGTCGTTCACAACGGCATCGTCGAAAACTTCCTCGCCCTTAAGCAAGACCTAATTTCCAAAGGTCACAAGTTCTCTTCCGAGACCGATAGTGAGGTTATCCCCCACCTTTTGGAAGAGGGCCTCGCCAACGAAGAAGGCTTCGAGCAAGCTTTCAGGCGCATGGCATCCTTTATCAAGGGCGCCAACGCCGTGGTGGCCATGTGCCAGAGCGAGCCCGGCAAGCTCTTCGCTCTTCGACTTGGCAACGCTGGAGGCATCGCCGTCGCTAAGATGCAAGGCGAGACTATCCTCGCCAGCGACATCCCCGCCCTCATAACCTTCAGCAACCAGGTCACTTTCCTCGAGAGCGGTGAAATCGCCGTGGCCTCCGCCGACTCTGTTCGATACCTAGATATCCAAGGCAAGACCCTTTCCAAACGCGCCCAAGTCATCCCCCAGGAGTGGGCCGCCATAGGCAAAGATGGCTACCGCCACTTCATGCTCAAGGAGATTATGGAGCAGCCCCAGGCCATCGCCAGCGCTTTTCGCGGCCAGGTGGACTTTCAGGCAGGCCGGGTGGAACTGGAGAACTTCCCTATCTCACAGCCCGACTTGCGTAAGCTGAAAAAAGTCTTCCTTGTCGGCTGCGGCACCAGCCTCCACGCCGCCATGGTAGGCCGCCATTTCATCGAGGGCATCGCTCAACTTCCTGCCGAGGCCGAAAGCGCCTCCGAATTTCGCTACCGCAACCCGGTAGTGGACAAGGACACGCTAGTCGTCTCCATCGGACAGTCCGGTGAGACCGCCGACACCCTCGCGGCCATGGAATATGTAAAGCGCCGCGGTGCGCGTCTCATCACCATTTGCAATAACGAAGGCAGCCAGGCCTCGCGCCTTGCCGAAGGCACTCTCTATATGCGCTCCGGCCCCGAAATGGCTGTGGCCAGTACCAAGACTTTCATGGCCTCACTAAGTCTCCTGGCACTGCTGGCGGTGTATCTGGGCCAGTCCCGCGGCAGTCTCTCAGCCGAAGAACAAGCCCGTCTTCTGGCTGAACTGGCCCGCCTCCCCAACCTTCTGGGGGAAGTCCTGTCCCATCAAAAACTTTACAAGAAGCTAGCGCGAGACCTTTATAAATACAATCACCTCCTCTATCTTGGCCGGGGCATCCTCCAGCCCATCGCCCTTGAAGGCGCGCTGAAGCTGAAAGAGGTCAGCTATATCCACGCCGAAGGTTACGCCGCCGGCGAGATGAAGCACGGCCCCATCGCCATTATCGACGATAAGCTAGCCACCGTGGCCTTAGCGCCTCGCAATGACCTCTACGAGAAAATGCTGAACAACATCAAAGAGGTCAAGGCCCGCGACGGGCTAGTCCTGGCCGTCGCCGCCCAGGGTGACCAGGCCATCGCCGCCGAAGTCGACCATGTGGCCTATATTCCTCAAACCTCTGAGCTGTCAACACCCTTTCTGGCGGCGGCGCCCCTGCAATTACTGGCCTACTACATTGCCGTCCAGCGGGGCTGCGACGTCGACCAGCCCCGCAACCTGGCCAAGTCGGTTACTGTCGAATAG